In Gammaproteobacteria bacterium, one genomic interval encodes:
- a CDS encoding malate dehydrogenase: MSASTQIAITGAAGQIGYQLAFRIASGQLLGHGQSITLRLIEIAPAMQALEGVAMELEDCAFGSLEAVVATDRLEEGFRGADYVFLVGAKPRGPGMERSDLLTENARIFSRQGAALNEHADEHARVLVVGNPANTNALIASSNAPDMNPRNFSAMTRLDHNRACAQLAARTGHHVSAVRRMTIWGNHSATQYPDLSQATVDGKAAAELVDRDWARGEFITTVQQRGASVIKARGTSSAASAANAAIEHMRDWSQGTPEGDWVSMAVPGDGSYDSPEGVFFSYPVRCEDGDWEIVRGLDLDDFSQEKIRITGEELLDERAAASDLML, translated from the coding sequence ATGTCAGCATCCACGCAGATCGCCATCACCGGGGCGGCCGGTCAGATCGGCTACCAGCTCGCGTTCCGCATCGCTTCGGGGCAACTCCTCGGCCATGGCCAGTCGATCACGTTGCGGCTGATTGAAATCGCTCCCGCAATGCAGGCGCTCGAGGGCGTCGCGATGGAGCTCGAAGACTGCGCCTTCGGCTCGCTTGAGGCGGTGGTCGCCACGGACCGCCTGGAGGAGGGTTTCCGCGGCGCCGACTATGTTTTCCTCGTCGGCGCAAAGCCACGTGGACCCGGCATGGAGCGCTCCGACCTCCTGACCGAGAACGCGCGCATATTCTCAAGGCAGGGAGCGGCGCTCAACGAGCATGCCGACGAGCACGCCAGGGTGCTGGTGGTGGGTAACCCCGCCAACACCAACGCGCTGATCGCGTCGTCGAACGCACCGGACATGAATCCGCGCAATTTTTCGGCCATGACCCGACTGGACCACAACCGCGCCTGCGCGCAACTGGCGGCGCGCACGGGCCACCACGTCAGCGCCGTCAGGCGGATGACCATCTGGGGCAACCATTCCGCCACCCAGTATCCGGACCTGTCGCAGGCGACCGTTGACGGCAAGGCGGCTGCAGAACTCGTCGACAGGGACTGGGCGCGGGGTGAATTCATAACCACCGTGCAGCAGAGGGGCGCCAGCGTAATCAAGGCGCGCGGCACGTCCAGCGCCGCCTCGGCCGCCAACGCCGCCATCGAGCACATGCGCGACTGGTCACAGGGCACGCCCGAGGGCGACTGGGTAAGCATGGCGGTGCCCGGCGACGGCAGTTACGATTCGCCCGAAGGGGTGTTCTTCTCCTATCCCGTTCGCTGCGAGGACGGCGACTGGGAAATTGTGCGGGGCTTGGACCTGGACGATTTCTCGCAGGAGAAAATACGCATCACGGGCGAGGAATTGCTTGACGAGCGGGCGGCGGCAAGCGATCTCATGTTGTAG
- the gshA gene encoding glutamate--cysteine ligase has translation MQGAVIRQRISRLTRQQLSGGLRGVERECLRVTPAGRVAPTPHGEDLGSALTHRYITTDFAEALLELITPPVKSTHDVSDWLAALHEFVLAQLDGEQLWTPSMPPAISSDRQLLPARYGSSNIGMLKHIYRLGLANRYGPRMQAIVGIHFNYSPPPDLWRSLPHLESPPSGIVAKRSAWIMGQMRNVRRLAWLPTYLLGASPAFHDTLSQVRTADLKKGRKGTLYAPDATSLRMSSLGYTSALQAGLVISANSVHEYVRDLEAAVHARHAEYSKIGVRVRGRYRQLSDSVLQVENEYYSAARPKRRIRRGERAATALRRRGAEYLELRLVDADPFEPLGVSEASMRFLEAFLLYCLLEESPPMAADEYLACVSNLDQTAWRGRARGVRLIRKRRRIRLDNWGLEVCRAMRPVCEALDGGAGGEYSSALKAARASLRDPGLTPAARVLDELGDAGWDHQAWGMEKARLASRPPRARPNAARRRALKDEAPASLARLLAMESAPEPPFDEFLARYLDQG, from the coding sequence ATGCAAGGCGCAGTCATCAGGCAACGAATAAGTCGGCTTACCCGGCAGCAGCTTTCGGGCGGGCTCAGGGGCGTCGAGAGGGAATGCCTGCGCGTCACCCCGGCCGGCCGGGTCGCGCCCACGCCGCATGGCGAGGATCTCGGGTCGGCCCTGACCCACCGCTATATCACCACGGACTTTGCCGAGGCGCTGCTGGAACTGATAACTCCTCCCGTCAAATCCACCCACGACGTCAGCGACTGGCTGGCGGCGCTGCACGAATTCGTCCTGGCGCAACTGGACGGCGAACAGCTTTGGACGCCCAGCATGCCGCCCGCGATTTCCTCCGACCGGCAACTTTTGCCGGCCCGGTACGGAAGCTCCAATATCGGCATGCTCAAGCATATTTACCGTCTCGGGCTGGCCAACCGCTATGGCCCGCGCATGCAGGCCATCGTCGGCATCCATTTCAATTACTCGCCGCCGCCCGATCTATGGAGGTCGCTGCCGCACCTTGAGAGCCCGCCCTCCGGAATCGTCGCGAAGCGCTCCGCCTGGATCATGGGCCAGATGCGCAACGTGCGGCGGCTGGCCTGGCTGCCCACGTATCTGCTTGGCGCTTCGCCGGCGTTTCACGACACCCTTTCACAGGTGCGCACCGCCGACCTGAAGAAGGGGCGCAAGGGAACGCTCTATGCGCCCGATGCGACATCGCTGAGAATGAGCAGCCTGGGCTATACCAGCGCGCTGCAGGCGGGCCTTGTGATTTCCGCCAACAGCGTTCACGAGTACGTTCGCGACCTGGAGGCGGCGGTCCATGCCCGGCATGCCGAGTACAGCAAGATCGGCGTGCGCGTGCGCGGCCGGTACCGGCAATTGTCCGACAGCGTCCTGCAGGTGGAGAACGAGTACTACTCGGCGGCGCGGCCCAAGCGCCGGATTCGCAGGGGCGAGCGCGCGGCAACGGCGTTGCGCAGGCGGGGAGCGGAGTATCTCGAATTGCGGCTGGTCGATGCCGATCCGTTCGAGCCGCTGGGCGTCAGCGAAGCCTCCATGCGTTTCCTGGAGGCTTTTCTTCTTTACTGCCTGCTGGAGGAAAGTCCTCCGATGGCTGCCGACGAATACCTGGCCTGCGTGTCGAACCTCGACCAGACCGCCTGGCGCGGGCGCGCCAGGGGCGTCCGCCTGATCCGCAAGCGGCGACGGATTAGACTCGACAACTGGGGCCTGGAGGTGTGCAGGGCGATGAGGCCGGTGTGCGAAGCGCTGGACGGCGGGGCGGGAGGCGAATATTCGTCCGCGCTCAAGGCGGCCAGGGCTTCCCTGCGCGATCCGGGGCTTACCCCGGCGGCCAGGGTGCTGGACGAGCTCGGCGATGCGGGCTGGGACCATCAGGCCTGGGGCATGGAGAAGGCCCGACTGGCCTCGCGCCCGCCACGGGCTCGGCCCAATGCCGCCAGGCGACGGGCCCTTAAGGACGAGGCGCCGGCCTCGCTAGCGAGGCTGCTGGCCATGGAATCCGCGCCCGAACCCCCGTTCGACGAGTTCCTGGCCCGATACCTGGACCAGGGCTGA
- a CDS encoding phosphoenolpyruvate carboxylase yields MTPQASRKRHPASLPADKRRNIRFSKTEVSLRQDVHQLGGLIGAMIQDRGGAELFDAVESARSLAIARRNGDAGAHDRLQELLAGLDDRRAQDVSRAFATWFQATNTAEQLHRVRRRRAYLYDASQPQRGGPEAVFQRLRKDGTNLAGAVGLLNTIRLHPVFTGHPTEPTPTAVLRQQREIALNLEELKNSDAAPRQVDALLRSMQQKITAIWHCEEHPHEETTIAAELQQLLYFVTEVIYPALPDFYDSLTEAMAIAFGEQARDAHISSLLRFHSAIGGDLEADVEITPRFIRQLFDRQRLAVLNLYREECLQLAETLTHSARRIDPGGEIRRRIRVYREHFPDIYAELGPDQRDMPYRLLLLLMAARLEATALDSAFHYDYEHELLDDLEVLTDSLIEQGGMFAGSRGVQRLVRRVETFGFHLLSVEFRQRAVVLRRVLGKAFGGKRWETPASRLKCLRLALEQDLGRPEGLGNEGLRALAVFDALRYLRGRYGRKALGGLLLGGVKEPADVLGALLLARWAGFERADGHTPLDLIPVFESDMDARQCARVLGQLLKEPAYRRHLERRNRRQFLMVDHARSRLVFDLPSEQWSIRGLQKAAVGAVANSGITPVLLQARGSAYERSGRRSLLADIPSEQLRQPFRYAEAGERAGLRYGMRGIVLRSLELAIGELLLARAGREGKETARRAEELLECLAKASVRAHSEFPGGPRGMADYFELATPADLLARMPTTARRSGMREGTAVELPRPLVTFCWAQSRNLLPGWYGFGAGFVDAIEEFGLKFIRGLARDWPYLQGMLRDLELVLARSDLEIAIGYSRLAGDLHEACFAAIQQEHERTLDGLMNILGQKVLLEDQPALRRSIRLRNPYVDPINLLQVRLLSRWRANGRVCSGELYAALKSTVYGIARGVQEAT; encoded by the coding sequence ATGACCCCGCAGGCCAGCCGCAAGCGCCACCCGGCCTCGCTGCCGGCCGACAAGCGGCGCAATATCCGCTTTTCCAAGACGGAAGTTTCCTTACGGCAGGACGTGCATCAGCTCGGCGGCCTGATCGGCGCCATGATCCAGGATCGGGGCGGCGCGGAACTTTTCGATGCCGTTGAATCGGCGCGCAGCCTGGCGATTGCACGCCGCAATGGCGACGCCGGCGCGCACGACCGTCTGCAGGAATTGCTCGCGGGGCTGGACGACCGCCGGGCCCAGGACGTTTCACGCGCCTTCGCCACCTGGTTTCAGGCCACGAATACGGCCGAGCAACTGCACCGCGTTCGCCGCCGCCGTGCCTACCTGTACGACGCCAGCCAACCGCAACGGGGCGGCCCCGAAGCGGTATTTCAGCGGCTTCGCAAGGACGGGACGAATCTGGCGGGCGCCGTCGGACTTCTGAACACGATCCGGCTGCATCCGGTGTTTACCGGCCATCCGACGGAGCCCACGCCCACCGCGGTGCTGCGTCAGCAGCGTGAAATCGCATTGAACCTTGAGGAACTCAAGAATTCCGACGCCGCTCCCCGGCAGGTCGATGCCCTGTTGCGGTCGATGCAGCAAAAGATCACCGCGATCTGGCACTGCGAGGAACATCCGCACGAGGAAACCACGATTGCGGCGGAGCTGCAGCAGTTGCTCTATTTCGTGACCGAAGTGATCTACCCTGCGTTGCCGGACTTCTACGACTCGTTGACGGAGGCCATGGCGATCGCTTTCGGGGAACAGGCCCGGGACGCGCACATCTCGAGCCTGCTTCGCTTTCATTCGGCCATCGGCGGGGACCTCGAAGCGGACGTGGAAATCACGCCACGCTTCATCCGGCAGCTCTTCGACCGTCAGCGGCTGGCGGTTCTGAACCTGTACCGCGAAGAGTGCCTGCAGCTTGCCGAGACACTTACCCATTCGGCCCGGCGCATCGACCCAGGGGGAGAAATCCGGCGCCGGATCAGGGTTTATCGGGAGCATTTCCCGGACATATACGCGGAACTCGGACCGGACCAGCGGGACATGCCCTATCGGCTCCTGTTGCTGCTGATGGCGGCGCGCCTGGAGGCTACTGCGCTGGACAGCGCTTTCCACTACGACTACGAGCATGAGTTGCTTGACGACCTGGAGGTGCTCACGGACAGCCTCATCGAGCAGGGAGGAATGTTCGCCGGAAGCCGGGGCGTGCAGCGGCTGGTCCGGCGCGTGGAAACCTTCGGTTTTCACCTGCTGTCGGTGGAATTTCGCCAGCGGGCCGTGGTCCTGCGCCGTGTTCTGGGGAAGGCGTTCGGCGGTAAACGGTGGGAGACTCCCGCGTCGCGGCTGAAATGCCTGCGCCTGGCGCTGGAGCAGGATCTGGGCCGTCCGGAGGGTCTCGGCAACGAGGGCTTGCGCGCACTGGCGGTGTTCGACGCCCTTCGTTACCTGAGGGGGCGCTACGGCAGGAAAGCGTTGGGCGGGCTGCTGCTGGGCGGCGTCAAGGAGCCGGCGGACGTGCTCGGCGCGTTGCTGCTGGCGCGCTGGGCCGGATTTGAACGGGCCGACGGACACACGCCCCTGGACCTGATTCCGGTGTTCGAAAGCGATATGGACGCCCGCCAGTGCGCTCGCGTGCTCGGTCAGTTGCTGAAGGAACCTGCGTATCGCCGACACCTGGAGAGGCGAAACCGGCGGCAGTTCTTGATGGTGGATCACGCCCGCTCAAGGCTGGTGTTCGATCTTCCGTCCGAGCAATGGTCGATCCGCGGGCTGCAGAAGGCCGCGGTGGGGGCGGTGGCGAATTCGGGAATTACGCCGGTGCTGCTGCAGGCGCGGGGAAGCGCCTATGAACGCAGCGGCCGCCGCAGCCTGCTGGCCGACATTCCGTCCGAGCAGCTTCGGCAACCCTTCCGGTACGCCGAGGCGGGAGAACGGGCGGGACTGCGCTATGGCATGCGGGGTATCGTCCTGCGGTCGCTGGAGCTTGCGATCGGGGAATTGTTGCTGGCCCGGGCCGGCCGCGAGGGAAAAGAGACGGCCCGGCGAGCGGAGGAATTGCTGGAATGCCTGGCCAAGGCGAGCGTGCGGGCCCACAGCGAGTTCCCCGGCGGCCCGCGCGGCATGGCCGATTATTTCGAACTTGCCACGCCGGCGGACCTGCTGGCGCGCATGCCCACCACGGCCAGGCGCAGCGGCATGCGCGAGGGAACGGCCGTGGAACTGCCCCGTCCGCTGGTGACCTTCTGCTGGGCCCAGAGCCGCAATCTGTTGCCGGGCTGGTACGGGTTCGGCGCCGGTTTTGTTGACGCCATCGAAGAATTCGGCCTCAAATTCATTCGCGGATTGGCCCGCGACTGGCCCTATCTGCAAGGCATGCTCCGCGACCTGGAACTGGTACTGGCCCGGTCCGATCTCGAAATTGCCATAGGCTATTCGCGTCTGGCCGGGGATTTGCACGAAGCCTGTTTCGCCGCGATACAGCAGGAGCATGAACGAACGCTGGACGGCCTGATGAACATACTTGGGCAGAAAGTCCTGCTTGAGGACCAGCCCGCCTTGCGGCGTTCGATCCGGTTGAGGAATCCCTACGTGGATCCCATCAACCTGCTGCAGGTGCGGCTTTTGTCCCGCTGGCGGGCGAACGGCCGAGTCTGTTCCGGGGAACTCTACGCGGCGCTCAAGTCCACCGTTTACGGCATCGCCCGCGGCGTGCAGGAAGCCACCTGA
- a CDS encoding FtsX-like permease family protein: protein MTIAHSTRWRRWLRELRAGEFTVMLSALTVSVAAVAAVSFLTERIGAAVRQQAAEVLAADLAVAAPVRPDPGRLERAGAYSLQSAETWSFATVAVADEMTALSSVVAVTGDYPLRGEVRTSAEPYGADSVAEGIPPPGEAWVDAALLAQLDIDVGAIMRVGSRDLRATRVLRYRPDPGTGFQQLGPTVLANLSDVPEMDVVRPGSRVSYRQLFAGQKDRVLEFRAAEEPGLRSDERIQNLEEASQTLASAVDRAGSFLALAALVSVILSAVATVLAARSYTRRRLVTAALEKCLGATQGQVFRRSLIPVLIVSALGIGMGSIAGYAAHLALSAYAREVINLSLPPASLRSLLPGAAIAIAVTGACVVPWLRSLARTSPLRVLRQDLPMRGPGPLLRQGAPIAVILLIVALLAGDAELALWMSLGLTLTAGAGMLLGWLLVRALSAVRGAGGVAWRHGLANIRRGGGESVAQVAGFGLGLMAVLLLGLMRTDLLDAWRQSMPEDAPNYFFINIAPEEWPGMRDLLGERVPDLSEALPFIRARLTEINGIPAAEWPLPNPEGRRFIERASNVSWSAGIPKGDRVIRGEWWDEAHAGPPELSADSQTAARLGVDLGDRLTFDVGGVALQAELSNLRSVDWDTFDPNFQLMLSPDAADLPHTMIASAYIPQEEGQILMALLKRYPGVTIIDLDAIIGQARRILDRAGLAVQFVFAFSLLAAVVVVLAAVRSNRGERSVETAVLRTLGGRRGVILRSLAVEFGVLGAVAGLLGAGAASVLGLLLADRVFELDYSLDPLLLASGVAAGAVLIGLAGMLAVRGALNAPLMSVLRGD, encoded by the coding sequence ATGACCATTGCACACTCAACGCGATGGCGGAGATGGCTGCGCGAACTCCGCGCCGGCGAATTCACCGTGATGCTCTCGGCGCTCACCGTTTCGGTGGCGGCTGTCGCCGCGGTGAGTTTCCTGACCGAGCGCATAGGCGCGGCCGTGCGGCAGCAGGCGGCGGAAGTGCTTGCGGCCGACCTCGCCGTCGCCGCCCCGGTGCGGCCCGACCCCGGCCGGCTCGAGCGAGCGGGCGCCTATTCTCTGCAAAGCGCCGAGACCTGGTCCTTCGCCACGGTCGCGGTGGCCGATGAAATGACCGCCTTGAGTTCGGTGGTGGCGGTTACCGGCGACTATCCGCTGCGCGGCGAGGTCCGCACTTCGGCGGAACCCTATGGCGCCGACAGCGTCGCGGAAGGCATCCCGCCGCCGGGGGAAGCATGGGTGGACGCTGCCCTGCTTGCACAACTGGACATCGACGTGGGAGCGATCATGCGGGTCGGCTCCAGGGACCTGCGCGCGACGCGCGTGTTGCGCTATCGGCCGGATCCCGGAACCGGCTTTCAGCAGCTCGGCCCGACGGTGCTGGCCAACCTGTCGGACGTTCCCGAGATGGACGTGGTGCGCCCGGGCAGCCGGGTCTCCTACCGTCAGTTGTTCGCCGGGCAAAAGGACCGGGTGCTTGAATTCCGCGCGGCCGAGGAGCCCGGCCTGCGTTCCGACGAGCGCATCCAGAACCTTGAGGAGGCGAGTCAGACCCTCGCTTCCGCCGTGGACCGGGCGGGAAGCTTCCTGGCGCTGGCCGCGCTTGTGAGCGTGATCCTGTCGGCCGTCGCCACGGTCCTCGCCGCGCGCAGCTATACCCGCCGACGGCTGGTGACCGCGGCGCTGGAGAAATGCCTCGGCGCCACGCAGGGCCAGGTCTTTCGGCGTTCCCTGATCCCGGTACTCATCGTGTCGGCGCTGGGTATCGGCATGGGCAGCATTGCCGGCTACGCCGCCCACCTCGCGCTTTCGGCCTACGCGCGTGAAGTCATCAACCTGAGCCTGCCTCCGGCCAGCCTGCGCAGCCTGCTGCCCGGCGCGGCGATCGCCATTGCGGTCACCGGCGCCTGCGTCGTCCCCTGGCTGCGCAGCCTGGCGAGGACTTCGCCGCTGCGCGTTCTTCGGCAGGACCTGCCCATGCGCGGGCCGGGACCGCTGCTGCGCCAGGGCGCGCCGATTGCGGTCATCCTGCTCATCGTCGCGCTTCTGGCCGGCGATGCTGAACTGGCGTTGTGGATGAGCCTGGGCCTGACGCTGACGGCGGGGGCCGGCATGCTGCTCGGCTGGCTGCTCGTTCGGGCGCTGTCGGCGGTGCGGGGCGCCGGCGGGGTGGCCTGGCGGCACGGCCTGGCCAATATCCGCCGCGGCGGTGGAGAGAGCGTGGCGCAGGTCGCGGGGTTCGGCCTCGGCCTGATGGCCGTGCTGCTGCTGGGCCTCATGCGCACCGATCTCCTGGACGCCTGGCGTCAATCCATGCCGGAAGACGCACCCAACTACTTCTTCATCAATATCGCGCCCGAGGAATGGCCGGGCATGCGCGATCTGCTCGGCGAAAGAGTCCCGGACCTGTCCGAAGCGCTGCCCTTCATCAGGGCGCGGCTTACGGAAATCAACGGCATCCCCGCCGCAGAGTGGCCCTTGCCGAACCCCGAAGGCCGCCGCTTCATCGAGCGCGCCTCCAACGTTTCCTGGTCGGCCGGCATCCCGAAGGGCGACCGCGTAATACGCGGGGAGTGGTGGGACGAAGCGCACGCCGGACCGCCGGAATTGTCGGCCGATTCGCAGACCGCGGCCCGCCTGGGAGTGGACCTTGGGGATCGCCTGACCTTCGACGTCGGCGGTGTGGCCCTGCAGGCGGAACTCAGCAACCTGCGCAGCGTCGATTGGGACACCTTCGATCCGAATTTTCAGCTCATGCTCTCGCCGGACGCCGCCGATCTGCCGCATACGATGATCGCCAGCGCCTACATCCCGCAGGAGGAGGGGCAGATTCTGATGGCCCTGCTCAAGCGCTATCCCGGGGTGACCATCATCGACCTGGACGCCATCATCGGTCAGGCGCGGCGGATACTGGACCGCGCCGGCCTGGCGGTGCAATTTGTGTTCGCCTTCAGCCTGCTGGCGGCCGTGGTCGTGGTGCTTGCGGCGGTTCGCTCGAATCGCGGTGAGCGGTCGGTGGAAACGGCCGTGCTGCGAACCCTCGGCGGGCGCAGAGGCGTCATACTGCGGAGCCTGGCCGTGGAGTTCGGCGTGCTGGGCGCCGTGGCCGGGCTGCTGGGAGCAGGCGCCGCCAGCGTGCTGGGGCTATTGCTGGCCGACCGCGTATTCGAACTCGACTACAGCCTCGATCCCCTGCTGCTGGCCTCCGGCGTGGCGGCGGGCGCCGTCCTGATCGGTCTGGCCGGAATGCTTGCCGTGCGCGGCGCCCTCAACGCCCCCCTGATGAGCGTACTGCGCGGCGACTGA
- a CDS encoding S9 family peptidase yields MSEDQTPVEPPVADRRPHSYSHHGVTIEDPYHWLRDRSYPQVDDPDILAYLEAENAYFESVMAPRGELVDTLFEEIKARQKTDDAGVPFKDGDWRYQWRFEEGGQYRIWQRWPAGDAESTDSPGANAETLLNEPELAAGHDYFRLGALSVSHGGDLLAYSTDTDGSERYRLFVKDLKTGELLEDAIENTLGGAVWAADDSALLYVVVDENWRPYQVRRHVLGQPVESDSVVYEEHDPGFFVRLSESASEHYILIHTTGHTSSEAYVIPADASDAEPLPVAPRRADHEYFVDHQEDRFVIRTNDRHRNFRLVIAAGDDPSEENWTSLLEGTAELYIRGFDVFADFVAVVERTNGLNAIRLIGRDGTTTRVELPETVCSVVLGDNAEYRTGTLRLEYSSMITPPTVFDYRVDSGELKTLKVREIPSGYAKELYLTERLMAPARDGAEIPVSLVRRKDTPAEGAAPLYLYGYGAYGFAVPPSFSTSRLSLLDRGFIFAIAHIRGGDDLGYHWYEAGKLDRRVNTFNDFVDVARFLIDAGHAGKGRIAIAGGSAGGELMGAVVNQAPELWGAVAAHVPFVDVLNTMLDESLPLTPTEWPEWGNPIEDKAAFELIRSYSPYDQLVAREYPPMLVTAGLNDPRVTYWEPAKYVARLRRLKTGDSPLLLKTNMGAGHGGRSGRYDSLYEVAEEYAFMLWSLGLAD; encoded by the coding sequence ATGTCCGAAGACCAGACACCCGTCGAGCCGCCGGTCGCGGACCGCCGTCCCCACTCCTACAGCCATCACGGCGTCACCATCGAGGACCCCTACCACTGGCTGAGGGACCGGAGTTACCCACAGGTGGACGATCCGGACATCCTGGCGTACCTGGAGGCGGAAAACGCCTACTTCGAGAGCGTGATGGCGCCCCGCGGGGAGCTGGTGGATACCCTGTTCGAGGAAATCAAGGCTCGCCAGAAGACCGACGACGCCGGCGTTCCCTTCAAGGACGGGGACTGGCGCTACCAGTGGCGTTTCGAGGAAGGCGGGCAATACCGCATCTGGCAGCGCTGGCCGGCGGGGGACGCCGAATCGACGGACTCTCCCGGCGCCAACGCCGAAACCCTGTTGAACGAACCGGAGCTGGCGGCCGGGCATGATTACTTCCGCCTCGGCGCGCTGTCGGTCAGCCACGGCGGCGACCTGCTCGCCTACAGCACCGATACCGACGGCTCGGAGCGTTACCGGCTGTTCGTCAAGGACCTGAAGACCGGCGAGTTGCTGGAGGACGCCATCGAGAACACCCTGGGCGGCGCGGTCTGGGCGGCGGACGATTCCGCGTTGCTGTATGTGGTCGTGGACGAGAACTGGCGTCCCTACCAGGTGCGCAGGCATGTGCTGGGCCAGCCCGTGGAAAGCGACTCCGTCGTTTACGAAGAGCACGATCCCGGCTTCTTCGTGCGCCTGTCGGAATCGGCCTCCGAGCATTACATATTGATCCACACCACCGGGCATACGTCGTCCGAGGCCTACGTCATTCCCGCCGATGCAAGCGACGCGGAACCGCTGCCGGTGGCGCCCCGGCGCGCCGACCACGAGTACTTCGTGGACCACCAGGAGGACCGGTTCGTGATCCGTACCAACGACCGGCACAGGAACTTCCGCCTGGTGATCGCTGCCGGCGACGATCCATCCGAGGAAAACTGGACGTCGCTGCTTGAAGGAACCGCGGAGCTCTACATTCGCGGTTTCGACGTTTTTGCCGATTTCGTCGCAGTGGTGGAGCGAACCAACGGCCTGAACGCCATCCGGCTCATCGGCAGGGACGGGACCACGACCCGCGTGGAACTGCCGGAAACCGTCTGCTCTGTGGTCCTGGGCGACAACGCGGAGTACCGGACGGGAACGTTGCGGCTGGAGTACTCGTCCATGATCACGCCACCCACCGTATTCGACTACCGGGTCGATTCAGGCGAGCTCAAGACCCTCAAAGTTCGCGAGATTCCCAGCGGCTACGCGAAGGAGCTATATCTGACCGAACGGCTCATGGCGCCGGCCCGCGACGGCGCTGAGATTCCCGTATCGCTCGTGCGCCGCAAGGACACCCCGGCCGAGGGCGCCGCGCCTTTGTACCTGTACGGATACGGTGCGTACGGGTTTGCCGTTCCGCCCTCATTCTCCACCAGCCGGCTGTCGCTTCTCGACCGGGGCTTCATCTTTGCGATCGCCCACATTCGCGGCGGCGACGATCTCGGCTACCACTGGTACGAAGCCGGCAAGCTGGATCGGCGCGTCAACACCTTCAACGATTTCGTGGACGTGGCGCGCTTTCTGATCGACGCCGGCCACGCAGGGAAAGGCCGCATCGCCATAGCCGGCGGCAGCGCCGGCGGTGAACTCATGGGCGCGGTCGTCAACCAGGCCCCCGAGCTGTGGGGCGCGGTGGCGGCTCACGTGCCGTTCGTTGACGTGCTCAATACCATGCTGGACGAATCCCTGCCGCTTACGCCCACGGAATGGCCGGAGTGGGGCAATCCGATCGAGGACAAGGCCGCGTTCGAGCTCATCCGGTCCTATTCCCCGTACGACCAGTTGGTCGCCCGCGAGTATCCGCCGATGCTGGTGACTGCCGGCCTGAA